The window CCACGCTGTCATAGGCGGGGCCGAGATATTCGGCATCACCCATGGTCGGCAGGATACGCGCCTCGATCTGGCGAAGCGAAAGCGTGCGGCCCGCGCTCATTTCCTTGCGTGCTTCGCCCTGGTCGGAACGGCTCTGCGCCGCGAGCGGAGCTGCGGCAATCGGGCCGGCGACGAGGCCAACGGCGAGCATGGAGGAGAGCAGGCGTTTCATGGTGTCTGTGTGACTAATCGCGATCCATTGAACAAGGTGTGAATACCGCCTTTCGCGCCCGTTCAGCGGGTCATCTCGTATTTCACCAGCACCGAAACGCCCGTCCCGACCTCGCCCGGCTCGATCTGGGTCGTCGCATCGGCCGAGACGGAAGTGACCGCGATAGCGCCCTCGCCGCGCATCATCGGGCCATAGCTCTGGTAGCTTTCCGACACTTCGAGCAGGCGCACGCCGGAATAGCCGCTCATGCGAGCATATTCCTCAGCCATTGCGCGCCCGCTGGCGAAAGCCGCCTTGCGCGCGGCCTGCTTCGCTTCCTTGTCGTCCTCCAGCATAAAGTTCGGGCCGTAAATGTTGTTCGCGCCCGCGCCGACCAGCGCGTCGAGCACTTCGCCTGCACGCTTCAGGTCGCGCAACTTCACATTGAGCTGGTTGGTCACGTCATAACCGACGAAGGTCGGCTGGCGGCCATCGTTGTTGTACTGGTATTGGGCGTTCAAATTGAAGTTCGAGGTCTGGATGTCCTTGCGCGCAATGCCGAGCGAACGGAGTTTGTCGATCAGCCGCTCCATCTGCTGCGCGTTGAGGCGCACGGCTTCCTGCGCGGTGGCGGCCCGCGTGGTCACCCCTGCCCCGACCTGCGCCACATCGGGCGCCGTCCGCACCACCTCGGCAACATTGAGTTCCACTACCGGACCGGTGGCGGCAATCTGGATCTCGGCACCCAGGGCAGGTGAAGCGGCGGCAATCGCGGCGATGGCGGCAGCGGTAACGGTAATGCGGGACATGGCGTAACTCCTTAAACCTCGGTACCTTTTCGGCATTCCCGCTTTACCGATGGCTGAACGGTTCGGTTCCCCGCTTCCCTTGTTGCCGTTAAGCCGTTAGCCAGCCCGAAGCGAAATCAGGGGGACGAGAATGGGTATCCGCAAATTCCTGGCCGGCATGGCAATGGTCGTGATGGCGAGCAGCGCGTCGGCGCAGATGCTGCCCGTCCCCGACCGCCAGCCGGGCGAGGCGGAAGGTCCTTTCGAGACC of the Qipengyuania gaetbuli genome contains:
- a CDS encoding SIMPL domain-containing protein; its protein translation is MSRITVTAAAIAAIAAASPALGAEIQIAATGPVVELNVAEVVRTAPDVAQVGAGVTTRAATAQEAVRLNAQQMERLIDKLRSLGIARKDIQTSNFNLNAQYQYNNDGRQPTFVGYDVTNQLNVKLRDLKRAGEVLDALVGAGANNIYGPNFMLEDDKEAKQAARKAAFASGRAMAEEYARMSGYSGVRLLEVSESYQSYGPMMRGEGAIAVTSVSADATTQIEPGEVGTGVSVLVKYEMTR
- a CDS encoding PepSY domain-containing protein — translated: MKRLLSSMLAVGLVAGPIAAAPLAAQSRSDQGEARKEMSAGRTLSLRQIEARILPTMGDAEYLGPAYDSVAVAYRLKFIRNGRVLFVDVDARTGRVIRRSN